A genomic window from Glycine soja cultivar W05 chromosome 10, ASM419377v2, whole genome shotgun sequence includes:
- the LOC114369173 gene encoding uncharacterized protein LOC114369173 has product MSMASTSTPGSSSELTISVEHNPSKSRLSELGINSWPKWGCPPGKFMLKFDAQETCYLLRGEVKVYPKGSSEFVQFAAGDLVTIPKGISCTWDVSIAVDKHYKFESSSTAPSSE; this is encoded by the exons ATGTCCATGGCATCGACATCAACTCCAGGGTCATCTTCAGAACTAACTATCTCCGTTGAACACAATCCTTCCAAATCACGACTATCAGAGCTGGGTATAAATTCGTGGCCCAA atgGGGTTGTCCTCCTGGGAAATTCATGCTCAAATTCGATGCTCAAGAGACGTGTTATTTGCTGAGAGGGGAAGTGAAGGTTTACCCAAAAGGTTCGTCTGAGTTTGTACAATTTGCTGCGGGGGACCTTGTCACCATACCCAAGGGAATTAGTTGCACGTGGGACGTATCAATTGCAGTGGACAAGCATTACAAGTTCGAGTCTTCTTCCACTGCACCATCCTCCGAATGA
- the LOC114369697 gene encoding exosome complex component CSL4-like yields MEEEKEAVMVTPGEVLGRTSDVKAGRGAYAALHNNTVYASLTGFRHTVPPAPDSSDLRPTVEVTGHKAHGPVPQPGSVVIARVTKVMARSASADIMCVGPKSVREKFTGIIRQQDVRATEIDKVDMHLSFHPGDIVRALVLSLGDARAYFLSTAKNELGVVSAESIAGATMVPVSWTEMQCPLTGQIEQRKVAKAAS; encoded by the exons atggaagaagagaaagaagcaGTGATGGTAACACCGGGAGAAGTGTTGGGTAGAACCAGCGATGTCAAAGCTGGAAGAGGAGCATACGCGGCGCTTCACAACAACACCGTATACGCCTCCCTAACCGGCTTCCGCCACACCGTACCTCCCGCCCCCGACTCTTCCGACCTG AGACCGACTGTTGAAGTAACTGGTCACAAGGCCCATGGACCTGTTCCACAGCCTGGATCTGTAGTCATTGCTCGG GTCACCAAAGTGATGGCTCGGTCCGCTTCAGCTGATATTATGTGTGTTGGACCAAAGTCTGTTCGAGAAAAATTTACTGGCATCATTAG GCAGCAAGATGTTAGAGCGACTGAGATTGATAAAGTAGACATGCACTTGTCTTTTCATCCTGGTGACATTGTTAGAGCCCTTGTG CTTTCTCTTGGAGATGCACGGGCGTACTTTCTGTCTACTGCAAAGAATGAACTTGGTGTTGTTTCTGCAGAAAGCATTGCTG GTGCAACTATGGTTCCAGTAAGTTGGACAGAGATGCAGTGCCCGTTAACTGGTCAAATTGAGCAAAGAAAGGTTGCAAAGGCTGCAAGCTGA